In Micropterus dolomieu isolate WLL.071019.BEF.003 ecotype Adirondacks linkage group LG17, ASM2129224v1, whole genome shotgun sequence, one genomic interval encodes:
- the LOC123986122 gene encoding P2Y purinoceptor 3-like yields MEAFQICPVTNYYERILLPVSYSLVFLLGLGLNCALLWRVCCRTRRWSSTEIYMTNLAVADLLYVLALPPLIISNSMSGLWPFGNIICKTVRFFFFVNLHCSMMFLTCVSVHRFLGVCFPIVAVRLRTKKLALFASGSVWILATAEILPTLVFAHTGVINNMTVCFEMTNPGQFKVYFPYGLFLAIVGFLIPFMVVITCYFSIMKVLYCRAADSISNARIARMRNKSLYTLLIVFLMFVVCFVPYHIIRTVYLFVRVYMPGDCRLLNVVMISFNVCKPLVSFNCCANPLLYFLGTDRHRQKLRACWWRRKKRVQPSVCLVDVGSLNRSAG; encoded by the coding sequence ATGGAGGCCTTCCAAATCTGCCCAGTGACTAACTACTACGAAAGGATCCTTCTACCAGTGTCCTACAGCCTTGTGTTTCTGCTGGGCTTGGGTTTGAACTGTGCCCTGCTGTGGCGTGTGTGCTGTCGGACGCGCCGCTGGAGCAGCACGGAGATCTACATGACCAACCTCGCCGTGGCGGATCTCCTCTACGTGCTGGCCTTGCCCCCTCTCATCATCAGCAATTCCATGAGCGGCCTGTGGCCTTTCGGcaacatcatctgcaaaacagtcagatttttcttttttgtcaacCTTCACTGTAGCATGATGTTTCTCACCTGCGTCAGCGTGCACCGTTTCCTTGGGGTGTGCTTCCCTATCGTCGCTGTGCGCCTCAGGACTAAAAAACTTGCCCTCTTTGCGTCGGGCTCTGTTTGGATCCTGGCCACCGCTGAGATATTACCGACACTGGTCTTTGCGCACACGGGTGTGATTAACAACATGACTGTGTGCTTTGAAATGACAAACCCTGGACAATTTAAGGTTTACTTCCCCTATGGGCTGTTTTTAGCTATAGTGGGTTTTCTGATACCATTCATGGTCGTTATCACCTGCTACTTCTCCATTATGAAGGTGCTTTATTGTAGGGCCGCGGACAGCATCTCTAATGCCAGGATAGCTCGTATGCGCAACAAGTCCCTGTACACCCTCTTAATTGTGTTCCTCATGTTTGTGGTATGTTTTGTGCCATATCACATTATTCGGACCGTCTACTTGTTTGTGAGGGTCTACATGCCCGGAGACTGTCGTCTTCTGAACGTGGTCATGATCTCCTTCAATGTCTGTAAGCCCCTGGTCAGTTTTAACTGCTGCGCAAACCCTCTCCTCTACTTTTTGGGCACTGATCGTCACCGTCAGAAGCTGCGGGCCTgttggtggaggaggaagaagagagtgCAACCCAGCGTGTGTCTGGTGGATGTAGGCAGCCTAAACAGGAGCGCAGGGTAG